From Pseudomonas arsenicoxydans:
GGCTCCGGCGGCCGTCGGGCGCGGGCCGACGTCGGAGATTCGCGAGGGGATTCGTGGCGACCATATTCAGTGGCTTGAACCCGGTGAGAATGAGGCCTGCGACCGTTATCTGAGCTTGATGGACAGCCTGCGCGAGGCGATGAATCGCGGGTTGTTTCTGGGCCTGGAAGACTTCGAAAGCCATTTCGCGCTGTACCCGCCCGGCGCTTTCTACCTCAAGCATGTCGACCGTTTTCGCGATGACGATCGGCGCATGGTGTCGGCGGTGATCTACCTCAATGACGCCTGGTTGCCCCAGCACGGTGGTCAGTTACGCATGTACCTGGAGGGCGGCGTCGAACACGATGTGGTACCCACCGGCGGATGCCTGGTGGTGTTTCTGTCGGGCGAGGTGCCCCATGAAGTCCTGCCCGCGACCCGGGATCGCCTGTCGTTGACGGGTTGGTTCCGGCGTCGTGGTAACGAGCCGTTCTGAGCATGCAGAAAATTCTGGTAAGCCGCTGCCTGTTGGGCCACCGCGTACGTTACGACGGCGGGGCAAGCGGGCCGTTTGATCAGCTTCAACAGTGGCTCGACGAAGGTCGGGTCGTGCCGTTGTGCCCGGAAGTCGCTGGAGGCTTGCCGACGCCCAGAGCGGCGGCGGAAATCCCGGGCGGGCAGGGCGCTGAAGTGCTCGATGGTCACGCCTCTGTCATCACCACCGAGGGTGAGGACGTCAGCGCCGAGTTTCTTTCGGGGGCTTATCAGGCATTGGAACTGGTGCAAAAGCACGGTATCCGGATTGCGGTGCTCAAGGCCAACAGCCCTTCGTGCGGGAATCTGTTGACGTATGACGGTAGCTTCAGCGGCGTGAAAGTCAGTGGCGAGGGGGTGACGGCGGCGTTGCTCAAGCGCAATGGCGTTCAAGTCTTCAGTGAGTTGGAGCTGCCCGAAGCGGCGGCAGCGTTAGCCACACAAGACTAACGGACCCACACAAAACCCCTGTAGGAGCTGTCGAGTGAAACGAGGCTGCGATCTTCTGATCTTGTTTTTAAAAGGCAAAATCAAAAGATCGCAGCCTCGTTTCACTCGACAGCTTCTACAAGGTTACTCATCAGCCCTGAGGTCAGGGTTTGGGCGCCACACTCGCCTCAGCCCCAAACCATTTCTGCTCCAGCGTCTGCAGTCGCCCATCCGTCTTGATCCGCTGCAAGGCGTTTTCCAGGCTGGCGTGAAACGCCGGGTTACCCTTCTGAAACGGAATCGCCAGGCTCACGGCCGGGGCCACTTTGGGCTTTTCTTCCGTCAGCGACTGCACCAGCAGGATTGAGCGCGGTGTCTCGTCTTTCTGCGCGATCAATTGCGCATGAGTGCGGATGTAAGGTTCGGTGAAGTCGAAACGATCCTTCAAATCCGGGGTCATTGCTATGTGGTTGATGGCGATGTCGTACTTGCCGGTTTCCACGCCGGACAACAGATCGCTGGAGTCAGTCACGACGAAGTCGGGCCGCACATCCAGTTCGCTGGCCAACAGTTGCCCCAGTTCGACCTCGAAGCCTGTGAGTTTGCCATCGTCCTTGAAATTGAACGGCGGTGTATTAGCCTCAAGGGCAATGCGCAACTCGCCACGGTCGTTTACATCGTCAATCAGTTCGGCATGAGCCAAAGGGCTCAAGAGGGGTAGCAGGCAGATCAGGCCAGGCAAAAAGCGCATGGTTACTCCTTTGAATACATTTATTGCGATGCTCTGATTCAGGCTCGCTTTGCTATGGTTGTCGAGTGCCTTCGACAACAAATGGCCGTGAAGTTGTCATGGCCACGCCGATTTTACGGAAAAACTGGAGAAGAGAATGAAAACGTTTATGTCACGAGCAGCATTCGCCGGGCTATTGCTGAGTGCATCGATGCTGGCGACGGCGTCTACGCCGGCCCCCAAGGGTGCAGAAGTGTTCATCGTATCTCCCGAAGACGGCGCCACCGTCTCGCAAACCTTCACCGTCAAATTCGGCGTCAAGGATGTCTCGCTGGCTCCGGCCGGTGACGTGACCAAGAATACCGGTCACCACCATCTGCTGATCGATGTCGACAACATGCCTGCCGCTGGCGCGCCGATTCCGAATGATGCCAACCACATGCACTTCGGCAAGGCTCAGACCCAAGCCGAGGTTAAACTGGCCCCGGGCAAGCACACCTTGCAACTGGAACTCGGTGACAGCGGCCACATGCCGTTCGATCCACCAATCGTGTCGAAGAAAATCACCGTCAACGTTAAATGACAGTGTAGCGCCCATGAAAAAGGAGCCCCGAGGGGCTCCTTTTTTTGTCGCTCAAGTTACTGTCAGAACAGAACGCGGCAACGGATGGTGCCGTTGATGTGCTGCAGCTTCTCTTGCGCCAGGTCCGAGTACTCGGCGTCGACGTCGATTACCACGTAGCCGACTTTCTCGTTGGTCTGCAGGAACTGACCGGAGATGTTGATGCCGTTTTCGGCGAAGACCTTGTTGATCTCGCTCATCACACCCGGGATGTTCTCGTGGATGTGCAGCAGACGGTGCTTGCCAGGGTGAGCCGGCAGGGCCACTTCCGGGAAGTTTACCGACGATACCGACGTACCGTTGTCGCTGTACTTGACCAGTTTTTCCGCCACTTCCAGACCGATGTTGGCTTGCGCCTCTGCGGTGGAGCCGCCGATGTGCGGGGTCAGGATCACGTTGTCCAGGCCACGCAGCGGGCTTTCGAACTCTTCGTCGTTGGAGCGAGGCTCCACCGGGAATACGTCGATGGCCGCGCCGATCAGGTGCTTGTCCTTGATCGCGTCCGCCAGGGCGTCCAGTTCGACCACGGTGCCGCGCGCGGCGTTGATCAGGATGCCGCCCTTCTTGATGGCGCGGATTTCCTTCTCGCCGATCATCCACTGGGTCGCAGCGGTTTCCGGAACGTGCAGGGTGACGATGTCGGACATGCCCAGCAGTTCGTGCAGGTTGCCGACCTGGGTGGCGTTACCCAGTGGCAGCTTGGTCACGGTGTCGTAGAAGTACACCTGCATGCCCAGGCCTTCAGCCAGGACCGACAATTGAGTACCGATCGAACCGTAACCGACGATGCCCAGCTTCTTGCCGCGGATTTCGAAGGAGTTGGCAGCGCTCTTGATCCAGCCGCCACGGTGGCAGGAAGCGTTCTTCTCAGGGATGCCGCGCAGCAACAGGATCGCTTCGGCCAGCACCAGCTCGGCAACGGAGCGAGTGTTGGAGTATGGCGCGTTGAACACCGCGATACCGCGTTCGCGAGCAGCGTTCAGATCGACCTGGTTGGTGCCGATGCAGAAACAGCCGACAGCGACCAGTTTCTTCGCGTGATCGAAGATTTCTTCGGTCAGTTGAGTGCGGGAGCGAATGCCGATGAAGTGCGCATCAGCGATCTTTTCCTTGAGCTGGGCTTCCGGCAGAGAACCTGTAAGGTACTCGATGCTGGTGTAGCCCGCCGCCTTGAGGACGTCGACAGCCGATTGGTGGACGCCTTCGAGAAGAAGGAACTTGATCTTGCTCTTATCGAGAGAAGTCTTGCTCATCTGCGTAAACCTGTATCCCGGAGAAAAATGGCAGGAAGCCAGCAGACGCTGACCCGGACGGCAAGAATGCCGTCGCCGCAGAAGGCCGTTGGGCACTATGCTGCGGGGTCGGTATGCTAGCATATGCACCCCGCTAA
This genomic window contains:
- a CDS encoding 2OG-Fe(II) oxygenase, with the translated sequence MRAMQISSDHPLLLRIVDDLAEHGWSQQNIFLPLDLTRALAAECRKRAAEGELAPAAVGRGPTSEIREGIRGDHIQWLEPGENEACDRYLSLMDSLREAMNRGLFLGLEDFESHFALYPPGAFYLKHVDRFRDDDRRMVSAVIYLNDAWLPQHGGQLRMYLEGGVEHDVVPTGGCLVVFLSGEVPHEVLPATRDRLSLTGWFRRRGNEPF
- a CDS encoding DUF523 domain-containing protein, translating into MQKILVSRCLLGHRVRYDGGASGPFDQLQQWLDEGRVVPLCPEVAGGLPTPRAAAEIPGGQGAEVLDGHASVITTEGEDVSAEFLSGAYQALELVQKHGIRIAVLKANSPSCGNLLTYDGSFSGVKVSGEGVTAALLKRNGVQVFSELELPEAAAALATQD
- a CDS encoding transporter substrate-binding domain-containing protein, with translation MRFLPGLICLLPLLSPLAHAELIDDVNDRGELRIALEANTPPFNFKDDGKLTGFEVELGQLLASELDVRPDFVVTDSSDLLSGVETGKYDIAINHIAMTPDLKDRFDFTEPYIRTHAQLIAQKDETPRSILLVQSLTEEKPKVAPAVSLAIPFQKGNPAFHASLENALQRIKTDGRLQTLEQKWFGAEASVAPKP
- a CDS encoding DUF4399 domain-containing protein: MKTFMSRAAFAGLLLSASMLATASTPAPKGAEVFIVSPEDGATVSQTFTVKFGVKDVSLAPAGDVTKNTGHHHLLIDVDNMPAAGAPIPNDANHMHFGKAQTQAEVKLAPGKHTLQLELGDSGHMPFDPPIVSKKITVNVK
- the serA gene encoding phosphoglycerate dehydrogenase, whose protein sequence is MSKTSLDKSKIKFLLLEGVHQSAVDVLKAAGYTSIEYLTGSLPEAQLKEKIADAHFIGIRSRTQLTEEIFDHAKKLVAVGCFCIGTNQVDLNAARERGIAVFNAPYSNTRSVAELVLAEAILLLRGIPEKNASCHRGGWIKSAANSFEIRGKKLGIVGYGSIGTQLSVLAEGLGMQVYFYDTVTKLPLGNATQVGNLHELLGMSDIVTLHVPETAATQWMIGEKEIRAIKKGGILINAARGTVVELDALADAIKDKHLIGAAIDVFPVEPRSNDEEFESPLRGLDNVILTPHIGGSTAEAQANIGLEVAEKLVKYSDNGTSVSSVNFPEVALPAHPGKHRLLHIHENIPGVMSEINKVFAENGINISGQFLQTNEKVGYVVIDVDAEYSDLAQEKLQHINGTIRCRVLF